AAACATCGTCCTGCAGGAAACCGAAGCCATGTTTAATATTTCAGGCGGTGATGCGCGTAAGTTGCTGAACCTGTTTGAACTGGTGGTGAGTACGTTGCAGGAAGATCCTGTGGTGATTACTGATCAGAAGGTAATGGATATTGCGCAACAGCGTGTAGCCATTTACGATAAAAGCGGCGAGCAACATTATGACATTATATCTGCCTTCATTAAATCCATCAGGGGAAGTGACCCTAATGCAGCAGTATACTGGCTGGCAAGGATGATAGAAGGTGGTGAGGATGTGAAATTCATTGCCCGCAGGCTGGTTATACTGGCTTCTGAGGATATCGGCAATGCTAACCCTAATGCGCTGTTACTGGCCACCAGCTGTTTTCAGGCGGTGAACCTGATCGGTTACCCCGAATCGAGGATCATTTTATCCCAGTGTGTAACTTACCTTGCCTCTTCAGCCAAGAGTAATGCAGCATATATGGCCATCAACAGTGCGCAGGGAATGGTGGCTAAAACAGGTGATCTGCCTGTACCTATGCATATCAGGAACGCCCCTACGAAATTGATGAAGGAGATGGGATACAGCAAGGGATATGCTTATGCGCATGACTATGAAAATAATTTCGTGACGCAGGAATTCCTGCC
The genomic region above belongs to Chitinophaga sp. 180180018-3 and contains:
- a CDS encoding replication-associated recombination protein A; its protein translation is MQPLAERLRPVNLDELVGQEHLTGKESILRKAIETGKIPSMILWGPPGVGKTTIANIIAHTLQVPFYTLSAISAGVKEVREVIEMAKRQRHAVLFIDEIHRFNKSQQDALLGAVEKGIITLIGATTENPSFEVNAAVLSRSQVYVLKPLGNEQLMQLLQQAMERDEWLRSKNIVLQETEAMFNISGGDARKLLNLFELVVSTLQEDPVVITDQKVMDIAQQRVAIYDKSGEQHYDIISAFIKSIRGSDPNAAVYWLARMIEGGEDVKFIARRLVILASEDIGNANPNALLLATSCFQAVNLIGYPESRIILSQCVTYLASSAKSNAAYMAINSAQGMVAKTGDLPVPMHIRNAPTKLMKEMGYSKGYAYAHDYENNFVTQEFLPDAIQGTKFYDPGKNAREDELRRYLKNLWKEKYNY